The following coding sequences are from one Arachis hypogaea cultivar Tifrunner chromosome 7, arahy.Tifrunner.gnm2.J5K5, whole genome shotgun sequence window:
- the LOC112703977 gene encoding polcalcin Ole e 3-like, with product MAEDSPEDIADRERIFKHFDANGDGQISSSELGEALKSLGSVTPEEIQTMMEELDTNNDGFISYEEFTVFARANRGLVKDVAKIF from the coding sequence ATGGCTGAGGATTCTCCAGAAGATATCGCCGATCGTGAGCGCATATTCAAGCACTTCGATGCGAACGGCGACGGTCAAATCTCTTCATCAGAGCTTGGGGAAGCACTGAAATCTCTGGGGTCAGTGACCCCCGAAGAGATTCAAACGATGATGGAAGAACTTGACACAAATAATGATGGATTCATTTCGTACGAAGAGTTTACGGTATTTGCAAGAGCCAACCGTGGCCTAGTGAAGGATGTGGCAAagattttttga
- the LOC112702524 gene encoding probable fructokinase-6, chloroplastic, protein MALHCGALCFKGMVVVSYQLPTGSVKLSQNQPTIKASSFSCSFPQPLRLNVRGKALAGDGTSETKESPLVVCFGEMLIDFVPTTSGLSLADASAFKKAPGGAPANVAVGISRLGGSSAFIGKVGEDEFGYMLADILKQNNVNNEGMRFDPGARTALAFVTLRSDGEREFMFYRNPSADMLLQVDELDLDLIRKAKIFHYGSISLITEPCKSAHIAAAKAAKDAGVVLSYDPNLRLPLWPSAENAREGILSIWETADIIKISEEEISFLTKGEDPYDDAVVRKLFHPNLKLLLVTEGADGCRYYTKEFSGRVQGFKVDAVDTTGAGDAFVAGILSQLAADLSLLQKEEQLRDALKFANACGALTVMERGAIPALPTKEAVLEAMLKPVS, encoded by the exons ATGGCTCTTCACTGTGGAGCTTTATGCTTCAAAGGCATGGTGGTGGTTTCTTATCAGCTTCCAACAGGTTCAGTCAAGCTCAGTCAGAATCAGCCCACTATCAAAGCTTCGTCCTTTTCTTGCTCTTTCCCTCAGCCTCTCAGGTTGAATGTCAGAG GAAAGGCACTTGCTGGTGATGGCACATCTGAAACAAAGGAATCACCTCTTGTGGTTTGTTTTGGAGAAATGCTCATCGATTTCGTCCCAACTACCAGCGGCCTCTCTTTGGCCGATGCATCTGCCTTTAAAAAAGCTCCTGGAGGTGCCCCTGCCAATGTTGCTGTAGGCATATCCCGTTTAGGAGGTTCATCAGCCTTTATTGGAAAG GTAGGTGAGGATGAATTTGGATATATGCTTGCTGATATACTCAAGCAAAATAATGTAAACAATGAAGGGATGCGTTTTGACCCCGGCGCACGCACTGCTTTAGCATTTGTTACATTGAGGAGTGATGGAGAACGAGAATTCATGTTTTATCGCAATCCCAGTGCTGATATGCTGCTTCAAGTAGATGAACTTGATTTGGACTTAATTAGAAAG GCTAAGATCTTCCATTATGGTTCTATTAGTCTTATTACCGAACCGTGCAAATCAGCACACATTGCTGCTGCAAAAGCTGCGAAAGATGCTGGTGTAGTTCTATCTTATGACCCTAACTTGAGGCTTCCTTTATGGCCTTCTGCAGAGAATGCCAGAGAAGGAATTCTGAGTATATGGGAAACTGCCGATATCATCAAG ATAAGTGAAGAAGAGATTTCTTTTCTTACAAAAGGCGAAGATCCATACGACGATGCTGTTGTTCGTAAACTATTCCATCCAAACCTCAAGCTGCTTCTTGTTACTGAAGGTGCAGATGGTTGCCGCTATTACACCAAG GAGTTCAGTGGAAGAGTCCAGGGATTTAAGGTGGATGCTGTTGACACAACAGGTGCCGGTGATGCCTTTGTGGCCGGAATATTATCACAATTAGCTGCAGATCTTTCATTACTTCAG AAAGAGGAGCAATTGAGAGATGCTCTTAAATTCGCCAATGCCTGCGGCGCGCTGACTGTGATGGAGAGAGGCGCAATACCAGCTTTGCCCACAAAGGAAGCCGTTCTCGAAGCCATGCTCAAGCCTGTATCGTAA